From Montipora foliosa isolate CH-2021 chromosome 6, ASM3666993v2, whole genome shotgun sequence, a single genomic window includes:
- the LOC138005573 gene encoding uncharacterized protein, with protein sequence MPGDNCSVVGCGTCRKTKGIGIWKLPAPRNAAYRKWREDWLHELKKYRVTDKNFQRQIDNDKVFTCEKHFHESDIEITVSEKMTKKRPMFGALPLLNMPQKSFPKEQSAPRPMRSVVRVDTEAIEGKQKSAFYKSFPEFCKRAQSLKSVQEWSTQIKEDRIIFRKFDQPSVCLPQLELVVDDSLGYSIIVYGWLLPDDHILYTQYLRSMKNITLSDLVRELIELFVVCPGIEQPELNSNIIHHVIPMSVDPLNSDDNGPENYSFKEFWRSRKCQLLVQDLEDCASCDEQTKTIRRSSLAKQRRMSEPAHLFAPVSKTAPDRLKLTLREQRLKCADLEYQLKEMKSEIEKSSIEVDHNLSNDLTTILSGAQEVTPFMNLFWQQQKKLLQSSPSGVKYHPMVIRYALSLAAKSPSCYEEIRQSKILVLPSQRTLRDYRNYIRPTRGFQDSVVEELKSLTDSYFDTQRYVVVLSVDLTLSAEEELPSLDIADITESFEKLSPSPKKKKAKSEKVPSDVSSCRALSFEDERSEMLSLLLFSFKKLFLFNAVLKVLVIR encoded by the exons ATGCCTGGAGATAACTGCTCCGTAGTTGGCTGTGGAACATGCCGTAAAACGAAAGGAATTGGAATTTGGAAGCTTCCAGCTCCACGGAACGCAGCATACAGAAAATGGCGCGAGGATTGGCTTCACGAGCTGAAAAAATACAGGGTAACGGACAAGAACTTCCAAAGACAAATCGATAATGACAAAGTATTTACTTGTGAGAAGCATTTTCATGAAAGTGACATCGAAATAA CTGTATCTgaaaaaatgacaaagaaaaGGCCGATGTTTGGAGCGCTTCCATTGCTTAACATGCCACAGAAAAGCTTTCCAAAAGAACAATCAGCACCAAGGCCTATGAGATCCGTGGTCAGGGTAGACACCGAAGCTATCGAGGGTAAACAGAAAAGTGCTTTTTATAAAAGCTTTCCCGAGTTTTGCAAAAGAGCACAATCACTCAAGAGTGTTCAAGAATGGTCTACTCAAATCAAAGAAGACAGAATAATCTTCCGAAAGTTTGATCAACCCTCTGTCTGTTTGCCACAACTAGAGCTGGTAGTAGATGATAGTCTGGGCTATAGCATTATAGTCTATGGTTGGTTATTACCAGATGACCACATACTTTATACTCAGTATTTACGATCAATGAAGAATATAACATTGAGTGACTTGGTGAGAGAGCTCATAGAATTATTTGTTGTGTGCCCAGGAATTGAGCAACCAGAACTTAACTCCAACATAATTCACCATGTTATACCAATGTCAGTTGATCCTTTAAACAGTGATGATAATGGACCAGAAAACTATTCTTTCAAAGAATTCTGGCGTTCGCGTAAATGTCAGCTCCTTGTTCAGGATTTAGAAGACTGTGCATCCTGTGATGAACAAACAAAAACTATTAGGAGATCATCACTGGCAAAACAAAGAAGGATGTCAGAGCCTGCTCATCTGTTTGCTCCGGTTTCAAAGACGGCTCCCGATAGACTCAAACTAACACTAAGAGAGCAACGACTTAAATGTGCAGACCTTGAGTATCAACTCAAGGAAATGAAGTCTGAAATTGAGAAATCCAGCATTGAGGTTGATCACAATTTGAGCAATGACCTTACAACTATCCTCAGTGGTGCTCAAGAAGTAACCCCCTTCATGAATTTGTTCTGGCAGCAGCAAAAGAAATTGCTCCAAAGTAGTCCAAGTGGTGTTAAATACCATCCAATGGTGATTCGCTACGCCTTGTCACTGGCTGCGAAATCACCCTCTTGCTACGAAGAGATCCGTCAAAGCAAAATCCTTGTCCTGCCAAGTCAAAGGACTCTCAGAGATTATCGTAACTACATCAGGCCAACAAGAGGATTCCAAGATAGTGTGGTAGAGGAGCTGAAATCATTAACTGATTCCTACTTCGACACACAAAGATATGTTGTTGTGCtatcg GTCGACCTCACTTTAAGTGCCGAAGAGGAACTTCCCTCTCTG GATATAGCTGATATCACTGAATCATTTGAGAAGCTCTCTCCCAgtcctaaaaagaaaaaagccaaaTCTGAAAAG GTACCCTCAGATGTGAGTAGTTGCAGGGCACTTTCCTTTGAGGATGAGAGGTCTGAAATGTTAAgtttgctgttgttttccttcaaaaagCTCTTCTTATTTAATGCTGTTCTTAAAGTTTTGGTTATTAGATAG